From Pirellulales bacterium, one genomic window encodes:
- a CDS encoding sugar ABC transporter substrate-binding protein — MTFSKANASSRRGFLQATAAAGVGLAPLLAGCASSGPAAEQGGRKKLKAAMGNAGLQSTWCKLGKDTAELWGDLLGVEIVWFDGEFDPQKQRNKLDLMVDGDWDFCCFQAVQIDSLEEPVRQLKKRGVPVISMDTMLVDRDRMREVGVWCEVTPNQEFMGESSTRYLLKKIGGRGKVIHIGGLSAHSGAIGRRDGFEKALADYPDVEVVGGGVRWCDWEKQTARDTFETLLDQSQEPIAGAFFHSDDMALACLPALEGTRHSKMVVTAVDGQKEGLAAIRDGKLAATTVNPVCLIHMTALALGQFIARNKESVENVPLEIITPGPLVSLETNNLDAMLYLADPRHCLV; from the coding sequence GTGACTTTCAGTAAAGCCAATGCAAGTTCGCGCCGCGGTTTCTTGCAAGCTACGGCCGCGGCGGGTGTGGGCCTCGCGCCGCTATTGGCCGGCTGTGCGTCATCCGGACCGGCGGCAGAGCAGGGGGGGCGGAAAAAGCTGAAGGCCGCCATGGGGAACGCCGGCCTGCAAAGCACCTGGTGTAAGCTCGGCAAAGACACGGCCGAGTTGTGGGGCGATCTGCTGGGCGTGGAAATCGTGTGGTTCGATGGCGAATTCGATCCGCAAAAGCAGCGCAACAAGCTCGACTTGATGGTCGACGGCGATTGGGATTTTTGCTGCTTTCAGGCCGTGCAAATCGATTCGCTGGAAGAGCCGGTTCGCCAACTGAAAAAGCGCGGCGTGCCGGTGATCTCGATGGATACGATGCTCGTGGATCGTGACCGCATGCGCGAGGTCGGCGTATGGTGCGAAGTCACGCCTAACCAGGAATTCATGGGCGAAAGCAGCACGCGCTACTTGCTGAAGAAGATTGGCGGACGCGGCAAGGTGATCCACATCGGCGGATTGAGCGCGCACTCGGGCGCCATCGGGCGCCGCGACGGCTTTGAAAAGGCGCTGGCCGATTACCCGGATGTCGAAGTGGTCGGCGGTGGCGTGCGCTGGTGCGACTGGGAAAAGCAGACGGCCCGGGACACGTTCGAAACGCTGCTGGACCAGAGCCAGGAACCGATCGCCGGGGCTTTTTTTCATAGCGACGACATGGCGCTGGCTTGCCTGCCGGCCCTGGAAGGGACGCGGCATTCGAAAATGGTCGTCACCGCCGTCGACGGCCAAAAAGAGGGGCTGGCCGCGATCCGCGACGGCAAACTGGCCGCCACGACCGTCAACCCGGTCTGCTTGATTCACATGACGGCGCTCGCCCTCGGGCAGTTTATCGCTCGCAACAAGGAATCGGTCGAGAATGTCCCGCTGGAGATCATCACGCCGGGGCCACTCGTGTCGCTCGAGACGAACAATCTGGACGCGATGCTGTACCTGGCCGATCCGCGGCACTGCCTGGTATGA